Genomic window (Ananas comosus cultivar F153 linkage group 1, ASM154086v1, whole genome shotgun sequence):
aacaaacaaatttaaaCCCGACATATTACAAAAGTCTCATATCAACAACCAAACCTCTTCTTCGAGCAATGACACTTTGCTCCGCTCGCGCATCTCCCGCTCCCATCTTGCCCTTTTCCGAGGCACCTCCTTTTCGGAGGCAAGTGCATATCCATCGTGTTGGACGACTGCGACCCGCTGATAAGCTGAAACGGCGTCTGAAATGGCTTCCCGTCCAAGCTCGCGATGCTTCCGTCCATACTCAACGATGATAAGAAGGACTTTGAGGACGACGCGGTTGCCACCGTGCAATTAGAGCTGTCGAACTTTATGTTTATGCCGCTGTTGCTCCTCCTAAGCATTTCACTCTGTAAtctcttctgctgctgctgctgctgctgctgctgctcaagCTGAAACATCTGATTGAGGTGGAGGCGGTGGGCAACAGGCGGAGCCATTTCCAATACCGACGGGTTCTCTAATAAATACATCCTTTGAGAAGGGAACTTCGCGGTAGGAACAAGCTCTTTTACCGGGTTCTCGACACTATTTCTAGGGAGAAGCTGGAGAGGCATGGGAGAAGGGATTGGTCTGGATGGCATGGGGCTCTCTAAGAAGAGCTTATGGTTGAAAGAGGGGAGAGGATTCTTCACCCTCCTAACCCTTGCATGACCCACCACACCATCATTACCAAGTAAGGAAGCAACTCTTCTGAACCTGGAAACAGCTTCCTCTGTTTCTGCTCTTAGATTTCTGTAAGGGAGGAGTTGGTCTTGGGATTGGGACAGCAGGTTGAGCACTCTGTGGCTCCTCTCTACAGCAGCTCTGGTGGCTTCTTCCACCTCTTCCATCTCAAACCAGCTGGTAGAAGAAGCTCTGGAAACTCCTAGAACTAACCTGGTTCACTAAAGAGAAGTCAAAATCAATGTAGACACAAGgcttcaaaaaaacaaaaaattgggGGAAACCAAATAAACCCAGAAATGATCTTGAAGAGTTGCTCCACACACTCTTTACTGGAAAGCAAATatcacaaataaaaaattttgaatccaCAAATCATGAACCCACACAAGCTAAGAATTGAACAAGCAGCAGGGGCCCAAAGAGTCAGTTTGATGATCTCAATcaaccaaaaaatatatatatagagagagagaaaaataaaataacctgTTAAGATGATAAACTAATAAAGGAAAATAAGCAATACCCAGTTGATAAAATTAAGATTATAACCCAgaatcaaacaaacaaacaaaaaaagattgaTCTCACCataacaacaacagcaacaacaaggaggagagagagagctcaaaATGAAATACCAACCTCTGGAAACCCTAGAAGCCGCTGAGATCGAAGAGTGTGAAAGAGAGCACTAAAACAACAAACTAAGAAATTACAAAtatttcctttccttctttttctttttttttttgggcttcgctaccttaataatatatatatatatatataaataaataattatatcaaTATCAATAGCTCTAGcataataaaatactaaaaaggaGGAGATGCAAAAGCAAA
Coding sequences:
- the LOC109728963 gene encoding protein WRKY1-like, with the protein product MEEVEEATRAAVERSHRVLNLLSQSQDQLLPYRNLRAETEEAVSRFRRVASLLGNDGVVGHARVRRVKNPLPSFNHKLFLESPMPSRPIPSPMPLQLLPRNSVENPVKELVPTAKFPSQRMYLLENPSVLEMAPPVAHRLHLNQMFQLEQQQQQQQQQKRLQSEMLRRSNSGINIKFDSSNCTVATASSSKSFLSSLSMDGSIASLDGKPFQTPFQLISGSQSSNTMDMHLPPKRRCLGKGQDGSGRCASGAKCHCSKKRKLRVKRSIKVPAISNKLADIPADEYSWRKYGQKPIKGSPHPRGYYKCSSVRGCPARKHVERCVDEPSMLIVTYEGEHNHGKLLNQPA